From the genome of Scytonema hofmannii PCC 7110, one region includes:
- a CDS encoding CU044_2847 family protein: MAITTIFAPNGSEIYIQYDVEESTQLQAVGAPDPIEDIAKRTERFKESLVTTVNGYSQILLDSVQQGMNGLTNPNKVTLEFGLQMGGEAGIPWVAKGTAQANVKVTIEWNLSNNKQNSNNS, from the coding sequence ATGGCTATAACAACAATATTCGCTCCTAACGGTTCTGAAATTTACATACAGTACGATGTAGAAGAAAGTACTCAGTTACAAGCTGTGGGTGCTCCAGACCCCATCGAAGATATTGCCAAAAGAACAGAGCGGTTTAAAGAATCATTAGTTACTACGGTAAACGGTTATTCGCAAATATTACTTGATAGCGTACAGCAAGGTATGAATGGTCTCACAAACCCAAATAAAGTGACATTGGAATTTGGTTTACAGATGGGAGGAGAAGCGGGGATTCCTTGGGTGGCGAAAGGGACAGCACAAGCTAATGTCAAGGTCACTATTGAATGGAACTTAAGCAATAACAAACAGAACTCTAACAATTCTTAG
- a CDS encoding IS200/IS605 family accessory protein TnpB-related protein has translation MSNRDNYESHRISKRLVQFAHKHGATVIVFECLTNLKPDKTKYSRRSNQKRAYWLKSKIVKRTRYKAFQMYGILTSLVSPKNTSRECGYCQAKVSRIEMTVSNTRAEILNLSIVRTRSGQVFYINGTPNYLCSSNIKHQGNADLNASRNVGLKFLRRYFENPKIMTKSLVNGTSGQGTIPSVA, from the coding sequence ATTAGCAACCGGGATAATTATGAATCGCATCGCATTAGTAAACGATTAGTCCAATTTGCACACAAGCATGGTGCAACGGTCATAGTATTTGAATGTCTGACCAACCTTAAACCAGACAAAACAAAATATAGCCGTCGCTCAAATCAAAAACGTGCTTATTGGCTCAAATCTAAAATCGTTAAACGGACGCGATACAAAGCTTTCCAAATGTATGGAATTCTTACCTCTTTGGTCAGTCCTAAAAATACTAGTAGAGAGTGCGGATACTGTCAAGCTAAGGTTTCTAGAATTGAGATGACTGTTTCAAACACCAGGGCGGAAATACTTAATCTATCAATTGTTAGAACCCGTAGCGGTCAAGTCTTCTATATTAATGGCACTCCCAATTACCTCTGTTCAAGCAACATTAAGCATCAAGGAAATGCTGACTTGAACGCCTCCAGAAATGTCGGGTTAAAGTTCTTACGTAGATACTTTGAAAACCCGAAAATAATGACGAAAAGCCTCGTGAATGGTACCTCCGGACAGGGAACCATTCCATCGGTCGCCTGA
- the brnA gene encoding type II toxin-antitoxin system BrnA family antitoxin: MKADEFDQRFDAGEDVTEFLDMSQARRPAHEQKRVNVDFPVWMIEALDYEARRLGVTRQSIIKVWIAERLERRA; encoded by the coding sequence ATGAAGGCAGATGAATTTGACCAACGGTTCGATGCGGGAGAGGACGTGACCGAGTTTTTGGATATGTCCCAAGCACGGCGTCCCGCTCACGAGCAGAAACGGGTCAATGTCGATTTCCCCGTATGGATGATTGAAGCGCTGGACTATGAAGCACGGCGGCTTGGCGTTACCCGACAAAGCATCATTAAGGTGTGGATCGCTGAAAGGCTCGAACGTCGGGCATAG
- a CDS encoding S1 family peptidase, which yields MSYDIDELKKSMVKIINPDTQNTTNTAGSGFIIRSDGYFITCHHVIYRLSSLKVEYQGQVYDDVQWCEALSNPDVDIAILKISLSGAKAVPIINPQDVSTSVTVYGFPQERASNFPDGFDFPAQNIRKSASVKTLSTYKYKDITLTNSWNKLPEPTSTFEAYRINAPVDSGTSGGPVLADNLSGVVGVIQSSNSNESYVIRWDNITESLKKLELDFNMVSKKQKEPIQILIELLQLSNLAIFSERRGLCETIGIQPGKLSFLTLTSDDSFTTELVNYLHRVGRKQALCKLCQQLESVFPEGEQTDDLAFVKASLNCN from the coding sequence ATGAGTTATGACATTGATGAACTCAAAAAATCAATGGTAAAAATTATCAATCCTGATACACAGAATACTACAAATACTGCTGGTTCTGGATTTATCATCCGCTCTGATGGCTATTTTATTACCTGCCATCATGTCATCTATCGTTTAAGTTCATTGAAAGTAGAGTATCAGGGACAAGTTTACGATGACGTACAGTGGTGTGAAGCCCTTTCAAATCCAGACGTTGATATTGCCATTCTTAAGATAAGTCTTTCTGGTGCAAAAGCTGTTCCGATTATCAATCCACAAGATGTATCAACGTCGGTTACAGTTTATGGGTTTCCTCAAGAAAGAGCTTCAAATTTTCCAGATGGCTTTGATTTTCCTGCTCAAAATATTCGTAAAAGTGCTTCTGTTAAGACTCTCTCTACTTATAAGTATAAAGACATAACATTAACTAATTCTTGGAATAAACTACCAGAGCCTACTTCCACTTTTGAAGCTTATAGAATTAATGCTCCAGTAGACTCAGGAACTAGCGGTGGACCTGTTCTAGCTGATAATTTAAGTGGTGTAGTGGGGGTTATTCAGTCTAGTAATAGTAATGAAAGTTATGTCATTCGCTGGGATAACATTACAGAATCCTTGAAAAAACTGGAATTAGATTTTAATATGGTTAGTAAGAAGCAAAAGGAACCAATACAAATACTTATAGAACTCTTGCAACTTAGTAATCTGGCTATATTTTCAGAAAGAAGAGGACTGTGTGAAACAATTGGAATTCAACCAGGTAAGCTTTCTTTTTTAACGTTAACATCCGATGATAGCTTTACCACAGAGCTAGTTAACTATTTACATAGAGTAGGTAGAAAACAAGCTCTTTGTAAACTTTGTCAACAACTTGAGTCTGTATTCCCCGAAGGAGAGCAGACAGACGATTTGGCATTTGTTAAAGCAAGTCTCAACTGTAATTAG
- a CDS encoding S10 family peptidase: protein MSDTPNSPTTRKSSTTEHTISFGDRQIRYTAIAEWQTLFEQEKPVAEMFHVAYLAEAEEASQRPLTFVFNGGPGAASAYLHMGALGPKRIYFAECGSLPKPPVRLVDNAESWLSFTDLVFIDPIGTGFSRSIPQDKDTQGKDSEKAKPQEENKPKDKEFWAVERDLKALGEFIQRFLSQKKRWLSPIFIAGESYGGFRVARLAHKLQQEFGVGLSGAILISPALEFSLLEGSDYNLTSWASVIPSFAATAAHHDRAQWAGEPGNLQAHMAAAEQFARTTLIPFLAMGDAVTSEERQRTYQQLAGLIGLPVTLVERHAGRIGIEVFARELLRDRQRIVGLYDASITAIDPFPDRVNYEGTDPTLGGLDRLFTGAINSHLRDTLGVETDLSYHLLNFEVFKAWKFEIQGEFKQGFLGSVDDLRVGMALNPYMRVYITHGFFDLVTPYFSSNHLADLMKLDPEIRSNLTLKHFQGGHMFYTWDESRASWFAHIKAFYQDATA from the coding sequence ATGTCCGATACTCCTAACTCACCTACAACCCGTAAGTCCAGTACAACTGAGCATACAATATCGTTTGGCGATCGCCAGATCCGCTACACGGCAATAGCTGAGTGGCAAACCTTGTTCGAGCAGGAAAAACCTGTTGCCGAAATGTTCCATGTGGCTTATCTAGCTGAGGCTGAAGAAGCATCGCAAAGACCGCTCACCTTCGTCTTCAATGGTGGACCGGGTGCAGCTTCTGCTTATCTGCACATGGGAGCATTGGGTCCGAAGCGGATTTATTTCGCAGAGTGTGGTAGCTTACCCAAACCTCCCGTTCGGTTGGTAGACAATGCCGAAAGTTGGCTGAGCTTTACGGACTTGGTATTCATCGATCCCATAGGTACGGGCTTTAGTCGCAGTATACCTCAAGACAAAGATACTCAGGGTAAAGACAGCGAGAAAGCCAAGCCTCAAGAGGAAAATAAACCCAAGGACAAAGAATTTTGGGCAGTTGAGCGAGACTTAAAAGCACTCGGAGAGTTCATCCAACGATTTCTCTCGCAAAAGAAGCGGTGGCTGTCTCCCATCTTTATCGCAGGAGAAAGTTACGGTGGCTTTCGAGTTGCCAGATTAGCCCACAAGCTACAGCAGGAATTTGGTGTTGGTCTTTCCGGTGCCATTTTGATTTCTCCAGCTTTGGAATTCAGTCTGCTTGAAGGTAGCGATTATAACCTCACATCTTGGGCATCTGTGATTCCTTCCTTCGCCGCCACCGCCGCCCATCACGATCGCGCTCAATGGGCGGGAGAACCAGGAAATTTACAAGCTCACATGGCGGCTGCAGAACAATTTGCTCGCACAACTCTGATTCCATTTTTGGCAATGGGAGATGCTGTGACATCTGAGGAACGCCAGAGGACATATCAGCAGCTCGCAGGGTTAATCGGTTTGCCTGTAACACTTGTTGAGAGACACGCAGGAAGGATCGGGATTGAAGTCTTTGCAAGGGAACTGTTGCGCGATCGCCAACGGATTGTGGGACTGTATGATGCTTCGATAACGGCGATCGATCCTTTTCCTGACCGTGTAAATTATGAGGGAACCGATCCCACCCTTGGTGGATTGGATCGCTTGTTTACGGGAGCTATTAACAGTCATTTACGGGATACCTTGGGTGTTGAAACCGACTTGTCTTACCATCTCTTGAACTTTGAAGTATTTAAAGCTTGGAAATTTGAAATTCAAGGCGAGTTTAAGCAGGGCTTTCTAGGGTCGGTGGACGATTTGCGGGTGGGGATGGCTTTAAATCCTTATATGCGGGTATACATCACTCATGGATTTTTTGATTTGGTAACTCCTTATTTCTCCTCTAACCATTTAGCAGATTTGATGAAATTAGATCCGGAGATTCGCTCTAATCTGACTCTAAAACATTTTCAGGGTGGGCATATGTTCTACACTTGGGATGAATCTCGCGCTTCGTGGTTTGCCCATATAAAAGCTTTTTATCAGGATGCAACGGCTTGA